CAAGGCCGGCCACGGCCATCCCCGCCAGCCCGGCCAGGTAGCCGAGACCGATCCCGCGCTCCAGCCGGTCGCGGGCGCCGCAGAGGACCCGCCGCCCGAACCGAGCGAGACGCCAGAGAAGCCAGAGGAACAGCGTCAGGCCGACGAGGCCGCCGTCGACCGCCTCTTTTGCGTACTGCGACTCGATCCGGTCGAGCGCGACGACGCCGGGCCCGTAGCCGAGCGGCGGCCGGCGGGCGACCTGCAGGGCGGCGACCCGGTAGGAGTCGACGCGGGCGAGGAAGGCGTTGTTGCCGATGTTCGAGCTGTTGACGGTCGCGATCTCGTGCGGGATCGACTCGACCCGTGCGGTGACGTCGGCGGGCAGGTACGCGGGCAGAACGAACGCGAGCGCGCCCACCAGGAGCAGCAGGCGCGCATCGCGGAGGAGGGCGAGGACGAGCACGACCGCGACCAGGGCGATGTAGGAGCCACGCGAGAAGGTGTAGAGGAAGGCATAGGCGTTCAACGCGAGCACGCCGAGAAGCGCCAGGCGGAGACGAGCAGAGCGGAGGCCGAGCAGCAGGCCGAGCGCGAGCGCGAGCGCGAGCGTGTGGTATTCGCCGAGCGTGTTCGCCCCGCCGCTGTTGAAGGGGGCGCTGAGCCGGAAGCCCGTCTGGCCTCCGTCGCGTGCGACCACGATCGCGCCGCGCGCGGCGACAATCACGCTTGCGACGAGTAGCAGTCCCGCGAACCAGGCGACCTCGACC
This window of the Gaiella occulta genome carries:
- a CDS encoding O-antigen ligase family protein, whose product is MSTRAALLPPLSHPLATLGAGLGIAAAAALAGGQIEQRPMLLAAALVLVVVAGTALDPRLGLGALAFATILSPELGGAVSVRADDVILAAAVFGWLARQAVRREPLRENPLLLPMALLAVAGLAAMAVAFAAGNIDPFRGQETPLVISALSWLKRLEYFAIVFLVAQTLKSRVEVAWFAGLLLVASVIVAARGAIVVARDGGQTGFRLSAPFNSGGANTLGEYHTLALALALGLLLGLRSARLRLALLGVLALNAYAFLYTFSRGSYIALVAVVLVLALLRDARLLLLVGALAFVLPAYLPADVTARVESIPHEIATVNSSNIGNNAFLARVDSYRVAALQVARRPPLGYGPGVVALDRIESQYAKEAVDGGLVGLTLFLWLLWRLARFGRRVLCGARDRLERGIGLGYLAGLAGMAVAGLGSIPFTTIRTMVPFCLATGLMVVLWRLQQEQNGEGQAA